From the genome of Candidatus Thermoplasmatota archaeon, one region includes:
- a CDS encoding DsrE family protein, producing the protein MVQEVLIVINDAPYGTEKAYNALRLSIALQSRENKVDVFLMADAVYCGLPGQETPQGYYNISEMLGRVLAKGGRVAACGSCMKARGLRIDGMIKGVEQGSMALLSEWTEKCEKIHSF; encoded by the coding sequence ATGGTCCAGGAAGTGCTCATTGTGATAAACGACGCTCCCTATGGCACGGAGAAGGCGTACAACGCGCTGAGGCTGTCGATAGCCCTGCAATCGAGAGAGAACAAAGTCGATGTATTCCTGATGGCGGATGCCGTCTACTGTGGCCTGCCCGGGCAGGAGACCCCGCAAGGGTACTACAACATAAGCGAGATGCTCGGGAGGGTCCTGGCGAAGGGCGGTCGAGTCGCAGCCTGCGGCAGCTGCATGAAGGCGAGAGGACTGCGTATCGACGGCATGATCAAGGGCGTCGAGCAGGGCTCCATGGCACTGCTCTCCGAGTGGACCGAGAAGTGCGAGAAGATACACTCCTTCTAG
- a CDS encoding nitroreductase family protein, producing MAKKQTGYFKRAVPSIDRTTCNDCGLCADVCGGEPLVVVNGRVEIDPEPALGCFGCGLCMMICPTRSIAVNGRDLSPKDILDLPPKSGRATADQLEALLLPRRSIRRFKEKEVDRAVVDRVIRIASTAPMGIPPSEVGILVVHGRDKVKAFSADVMSTVERTMKMVNPLTMALFRPFTKKATYDSFKEFVIPIGDLMAKEKESGGDPLLYGASVALLFHSSPYADPADCYIAATYAMIAAESLGLGTCMIGMVAPFLGRNKKLMAKYGIPKDNKPIIVLLMGYPGTSFKHGVRRRFASVSYNGEPRAD from the coding sequence GAGAGCAGTGCCGTCGATTGATCGAACCACATGCAATGACTGTGGACTCTGTGCAGATGTCTGCGGAGGAGAACCGCTCGTAGTCGTCAACGGCCGTGTCGAGATTGACCCAGAGCCCGCACTCGGATGCTTCGGGTGCGGCCTGTGCATGATGATCTGCCCCACTAGAAGCATTGCCGTGAACGGACGCGATCTATCTCCAAAGGACATACTCGACCTCCCGCCAAAGAGCGGTCGCGCAACTGCCGATCAACTTGAGGCCCTGCTATTGCCAAGGAGGTCCATTAGACGATTCAAGGAGAAGGAGGTAGACCGCGCGGTCGTTGACAGGGTCATCCGGATCGCATCAACAGCACCGATGGGGATTCCGCCTTCGGAGGTTGGAATCCTGGTAGTGCACGGGCGCGACAAGGTCAAGGCGTTCTCTGCCGACGTCATGTCGACGGTCGAGAGGACCATGAAGATGGTGAATCCACTCACCATGGCCCTGTTCCGGCCGTTCACGAAGAAGGCTACTTATGACTCGTTCAAGGAGTTCGTCATCCCCATAGGCGACCTGATGGCGAAGGAGAAGGAATCCGGAGGGGACCCGCTGCTCTATGGAGCGTCCGTGGCCCTCCTGTTCCACAGCTCTCCATATGCTGATCCCGCAGACTGCTACATAGCTGCGACCTATGCAATGATAGCCGCTGAGTCGCTCGGACTTGGCACCTGCATGATCGGCATGGTGGCGCCTTTCCTCGGACGAAACAAGAAGCTGATGGCGAAGTATGGCATACCGAAGGATAACAAGCCGATCATCGTGCTCCTCATGGGATATCCTGGAACCAGCTTCAAGCACGGTGTCCGCAGAAGGTTCGCATCTGTATCGTACAACGGCGAGCCGCGGGCTGACTGA
- a CDS encoding GAF domain-containing sensor histidine kinase codes for MARTLTPSSSNDYKAIFAVLRANSGRIVESWAASTAKSAYIRGADFGDSEEIRVDRLRYFFDALVDRSTDPNNKKAHELLKSAIRTEQSRMMALSSLVKKQNLLRDVCLYVVEHDLPDIQRITAKLALDAMIDRSIEGTVLLHEAYGEMRASLSRCLPGFPEGQSTLDQGLARFCRNAMDYFEVDFVSLFKYNPVSKELTCQACSAKGLTLIKDSTIFLDTFPIASDTILHKRTILTEGVPDSPKKKKVIGRLAFLHTISIPLVQGDDVVGLLVLGDNSRQISFTQGEVAVAEDLGTQLSWVLQSAAMFQQLNIRTKAQKLLIDTAAKLQQEIESEEIYRIVGSSMAEIIPCDEFAFFVYDWERRLANPAYATGPYASETMADRDFPVDVGIAGYVARSRRAEIVWDTESDPRAASIPNTPNARVRMLAVPVIGQKEVLGVIELIRYPPDIFTQEDLEIATLFANHASVALENARLLKELKRVRDQIELHMDLLTHDIANYTTPIIAYFDSLRATKDLDPQMGVAVERTARQVESMIRLVEMVRTISRLREPLPKQLRNMDLRKAIDYAVKDIQSHAHGKDLEFSINVPDGAMMVLADDLLNDIFINLFYSAAMSDRKEKTRLEVFAEQRVEQKVDSWWVRVAQPNKAIPNNLKGEVLRMAKTSKSELTGGFGIGLAAAKGIVERYNGKMWVSDIVQGDYTKGCVFNLILPRVH; via the coding sequence ATGGCACGCACACTTACGCCCAGTTCATCTAACGACTACAAGGCGATCTTCGCCGTTCTCAGGGCAAATTCAGGAAGGATTGTGGAGAGCTGGGCCGCCAGCACCGCGAAGTCCGCTTATATCAGAGGTGCGGACTTCGGCGACTCCGAGGAGATCAGGGTCGATCGTCTGCGATACTTCTTCGATGCGCTCGTGGATAGGTCCACGGACCCGAACAACAAAAAGGCCCACGAACTGCTCAAGAGCGCGATCAGGACGGAGCAATCGCGGATGATGGCTCTCAGCTCGCTCGTGAAGAAGCAGAATCTTCTGCGGGATGTGTGTCTCTATGTGGTCGAGCACGACCTTCCGGATATTCAGAGGATCACTGCGAAACTCGCACTCGACGCGATGATAGACAGGTCTATCGAAGGCACGGTCTTGCTCCACGAGGCGTACGGGGAGATGCGAGCTTCCTTGTCGCGGTGCCTGCCGGGCTTTCCCGAGGGGCAATCCACGCTTGACCAGGGGCTCGCACGGTTCTGCAGGAACGCCATGGATTACTTCGAAGTGGACTTCGTGTCTCTCTTCAAGTACAACCCTGTCTCAAAAGAGCTTACCTGCCAGGCATGCTCGGCGAAGGGCCTGACGCTCATAAAGGACTCGACCATCTTCCTGGACACGTTCCCGATTGCATCGGACACGATACTGCACAAGAGGACCATCCTGACAGAGGGCGTTCCTGATTCCCCTAAGAAGAAGAAAGTCATCGGCCGGCTCGCGTTCCTGCACACGATCTCCATTCCGTTGGTCCAAGGGGACGATGTCGTAGGCCTGTTAGTTCTGGGGGATAACTCGAGGCAGATCTCCTTCACCCAGGGAGAGGTCGCAGTCGCCGAGGACCTCGGGACACAGCTGTCCTGGGTCCTCCAGAGCGCCGCGATGTTCCAGCAGCTCAACATCAGGACGAAGGCTCAGAAGCTTCTGATTGACACCGCGGCGAAGCTACAGCAGGAGATCGAATCCGAGGAGATTTACAGGATCGTCGGGTCGAGCATGGCCGAGATCATCCCTTGCGACGAGTTCGCGTTCTTCGTGTACGATTGGGAGAGGAGATTGGCGAACCCCGCTTATGCCACGGGCCCGTACGCTAGCGAGACCATGGCGGACAGAGACTTCCCCGTGGATGTGGGTATCGCTGGCTATGTCGCGCGGTCGAGGAGGGCGGAGATAGTCTGGGATACCGAATCCGACCCGAGAGCAGCGAGCATCCCAAACACCCCCAATGCGCGTGTGAGAATGTTGGCCGTTCCCGTGATCGGCCAGAAGGAGGTCCTCGGGGTCATAGAGCTGATACGATATCCGCCCGACATCTTCACGCAAGAGGACCTCGAGATAGCCACGCTGTTCGCGAACCACGCCTCAGTGGCGCTCGAGAACGCCAGGCTCCTGAAGGAGCTCAAGAGAGTGAGGGACCAGATAGAGCTGCACATGGACCTGCTCACGCACGACATCGCGAACTACACGACGCCCATCATCGCGTATTTCGACTCCCTGAGGGCGACGAAGGATCTCGATCCACAGATGGGGGTCGCAGTCGAGAGGACCGCGCGCCAGGTTGAGAGCATGATTCGCCTGGTCGAGATGGTCAGGACGATCTCAAGGTTGAGAGAGCCCTTGCCCAAGCAGCTGCGGAACATGGACCTGAGGAAGGCCATCGATTACGCGGTCAAGGACATCCAGAGCCATGCCCATGGCAAGGATTTGGAATTCTCGATCAACGTTCCAGACGGAGCAATGATGGTCTTGGCGGACGACCTGCTCAACGACATCTTCATAAACCTGTTCTACAGCGCTGCCATGTCGGACAGGAAGGAGAAGACCAGGCTGGAGGTGTTCGCCGAGCAGAGAGTGGAGCAGAAGGTGGACTCCTGGTGGGTCAGGGTGGCGCAGCCGAACAAGGCCATCCCGAACAACCTGAAGGGAGAGGTGCTCAGGATGGCGAAGACATCGAAGTCGGAACTCACAGGAGGGTTCGGCATCGGCCTGGCAGCCGCGAAGGGAATAGTCGAGCGCTACAACGGGAAAATGTGGGTCTCGGACATCGTGCAGGGAGACTACACAAAGGGATGCGTGTTCAACCTGATCCTTCCGCGCGTGCACTGA
- a CDS encoding dihydrolipoyl dehydrogenase: protein MKEYGLIVIGTGAGMNVVDPALERGWKVALVEEGPLGGTCLNRGCIPSKVLIHVADVIRDAEQAAQIGVTMKLDKVDYPLIKKRMWDIVLTGRHEMEEGVKQVKDVDLYKTIGSFVSDYTMQVGSEQIKAPKIVIASGARAQMPPIPGLDRMKYHTYRTVFDIEEQPESMVILGGGYIGCEFAHFFSAIGTRVVLVGRNPVLLPHEELETSSLVKKRLSQHTEVHTGTDILKVDGAGSNIAVTIKDPAEKSERVVEGQHLLVATGVRSNSDWLKPEKTGVKTDDKGWIQTNQYLETSKPNIYALGDALGRNMYRHTANYEASVVRDNLFGEHKVTLDLHAVPHAVFTNPQVGQVGMTEEEAKANTKVMVGVSRYFDSAMGFAYGDEDCFAKVIVEYPTRRILGATVVGPQAATLVQQVVNLMNSENGTYAPLARSQIIHPALSEVLASAFGRLRPVNFEPEHDHEHAR from the coding sequence ATGAAAGAGTACGGGCTGATCGTCATCGGGACAGGAGCTGGCATGAACGTCGTGGACCCGGCTCTCGAGCGCGGCTGGAAGGTGGCGCTCGTTGAGGAGGGCCCGCTTGGCGGGACCTGTCTCAACAGAGGCTGCATCCCCTCCAAGGTCCTGATACATGTGGCGGATGTGATCCGCGACGCTGAGCAGGCGGCGCAGATTGGCGTGACGATGAAGCTCGACAAGGTCGACTATCCGCTGATCAAGAAGCGGATGTGGGACATCGTCCTGACCGGCCGGCACGAGATGGAGGAGGGGGTCAAGCAGGTCAAGGACGTGGACCTCTACAAGACCATCGGGAGCTTCGTCTCGGACTACACCATGCAGGTCGGGAGCGAACAGATCAAGGCGCCCAAGATAGTCATCGCCTCTGGTGCGAGAGCGCAGATGCCTCCGATCCCCGGCCTCGACAGAATGAAGTACCACACGTACCGAACCGTTTTCGACATCGAGGAGCAGCCGGAGAGCATGGTAATCCTCGGAGGAGGGTACATAGGATGCGAGTTCGCCCACTTCTTCTCCGCGATCGGCACCAGAGTAGTCCTTGTCGGCCGCAATCCAGTTCTTCTGCCGCACGAAGAGCTGGAAACCAGTTCACTCGTGAAGAAGAGGCTCTCGCAGCATACCGAGGTGCACACGGGCACCGACATACTCAAGGTCGATGGTGCGGGAAGCAACATAGCAGTGACGATCAAGGATCCGGCTGAGAAGAGCGAGCGGGTGGTGGAAGGCCAGCACCTGCTAGTAGCTACTGGCGTAAGGTCCAACTCGGACTGGCTCAAGCCCGAGAAGACAGGCGTCAAGACAGACGACAAGGGCTGGATACAGACCAACCAGTACCTTGAGACCTCGAAGCCCAATATCTACGCGCTTGGCGACGCCCTCGGGAGGAACATGTACAGGCACACGGCGAACTACGAGGCGTCCGTGGTGCGGGACAATCTGTTCGGGGAGCACAAGGTCACGCTCGACCTGCACGCGGTCCCGCACGCGGTGTTCACCAACCCGCAGGTCGGCCAGGTGGGCATGACCGAGGAGGAGGCCAAGGCGAACACCAAGGTCATGGTGGGCGTCAGCAGGTACTTCGACTCCGCCATGGGCTTTGCGTACGGGGACGAGGACTGCTTCGCCAAGGTCATCGTGGAGTATCCGACGAGAAGGATCCTCGGTGCGACCGTGGTCGGTCCTCAGGCGGCGACTCTCGTTCAGCAGGTCGTGAACCTGATGAACTCCGAGAACGGGACCTATGCCCCGCTTGCGCGGTCGCAGATAATCCATCCCGCCCTATCAGAGGTCTTGGCGTCTGCTTTTGGAAGGCTTAGGCCAGTGAACTTCGAGCCGGAGCATGATCACGAGCACGCCCGCTGA
- a CDS encoding M48 family metalloprotease yields the protein MTVEKMTMGDGTLPLVHSFIIDTELSHSQLLAYPKFIREHMAFGQLPGIAMGELEALASAGGHFMEFKSGPQRGQYQCLVRVYLERPIKVEVMSSMGRDQEFEKQLQNVILMVTQFFEEEARKSTLYMAFVPGSPKTAAVRQRSSIFRAIFSGNMINLFMLSILIGLAIYAIMSSIGLRLYAPVAMIALMLSLVLSAGRLVALRSPWKITSSSREVVLVQHQVPEGMLQHYVGEYRDRIKIAKGRAYELYAGCPGTVCAESMAEVFTNAGLPGDKNDFLVRRIDIYSMVERVAEKFGLSVPTIVISQDPRPNAAATGFTKRLGTMIITMGLLVQLDEKEIELVVGHELSHLRSGDPIVLFSLVVAEYFARVYLYWQFIAAFWIPYLLFVFWAIFFFGKFLESRADLEAGLILRKPKVMAESLKKIGFRRLVLAERFLEPGGSRLGEWLRFDPHPPLYFRIQRLEGLDLDNPPKHPFLSSVKAVTSGFLHSRHAP from the coding sequence ATGACCGTCGAGAAGATGACCATGGGGGACGGAACGCTACCGCTAGTCCATTCGTTCATCATAGACACCGAGCTGTCGCATTCCCAGCTCCTCGCGTACCCGAAGTTCATCAGGGAGCACATGGCCTTCGGCCAGCTGCCAGGCATCGCGATGGGGGAGCTCGAAGCCCTCGCCAGCGCTGGCGGACACTTCATGGAGTTCAAGTCGGGACCGCAGAGGGGCCAGTACCAGTGCCTGGTGAGGGTCTACCTCGAGAGACCGATCAAGGTAGAGGTCATGTCCTCGATGGGCAGAGACCAGGAGTTCGAGAAACAGCTGCAGAACGTGATCCTCATGGTGACCCAGTTCTTTGAGGAGGAGGCCAGGAAATCGACGCTGTATATGGCTTTCGTCCCAGGGAGCCCGAAGACCGCCGCCGTGAGGCAGAGGTCGTCGATCTTCAGAGCGATATTCTCCGGGAATATGATCAACCTGTTCATGCTCTCCATCCTGATAGGACTGGCCATATACGCGATCATGAGCAGCATCGGCCTGAGGCTCTACGCTCCTGTCGCGATGATCGCTCTCATGCTCTCGCTCGTGCTGTCCGCCGGGAGGCTAGTCGCGTTGCGGAGCCCTTGGAAGATCACAAGCAGCTCGCGCGAGGTGGTGCTCGTGCAGCACCAGGTCCCTGAGGGCATGCTCCAGCACTACGTCGGGGAGTACAGGGACAGGATCAAGATCGCCAAGGGGAGGGCGTACGAGCTGTATGCCGGTTGTCCGGGGACGGTCTGCGCGGAGAGCATGGCGGAGGTGTTCACCAACGCCGGACTCCCGGGGGACAAGAACGATTTCCTCGTCCGGAGGATAGACATCTACAGCATGGTCGAGCGAGTGGCTGAGAAGTTCGGACTGTCGGTCCCGACTATCGTAATCAGCCAAGATCCGAGGCCGAACGCCGCGGCGACGGGATTCACCAAGCGTCTGGGCACGATGATCATCACCATGGGGCTGCTGGTGCAGCTGGATGAGAAGGAGATAGAGCTCGTCGTCGGGCACGAGCTGAGCCATCTCAGGTCAGGGGACCCGATCGTGCTCTTCTCGCTGGTCGTTGCAGAGTACTTCGCAAGGGTCTACCTTTATTGGCAGTTCATTGCGGCCTTCTGGATCCCCTACCTGCTGTTCGTCTTCTGGGCCATATTCTTCTTTGGCAAGTTCCTTGAGAGCCGAGCGGACCTGGAGGCTGGACTCATACTCCGGAAGCCGAAGGTCATGGCAGAGTCATTGAAGAAGATCGGGTTCAGGAGGCTCGTGCTGGCAGAGCGGTTCCTGGAACCTGGCGGGAGCAGGCTCGGCGAGTGGCTCAGGTTCGACCCCCACCCGCCTCTGTACTTCCGGATACAGAGGCTCGAAGGCCTTGATTTGGACAACCCGCCGAAGCATCCGTTCTTGAGCTCCGTCAAGGCGGTGACATCAGGATTCCTGCATTCGCGCCACGCGCCATAG